The Pyxidicoccus trucidator DNA segment TCAAGCTGGTGGCGCTCGCCGTGCTCGTGGGCGCGGGCCTGTTGATGACCGTGCCCGTTCCCGCGGTGGTGGAGGCAGTCTCCGCCCCGGAGGCCCCTGACTCCATCGTGCTCGCCATGGGCGCGGCGCTCGTCCCAGTGCTGTTCAGCTACGGCGGGTGGCAGCAGACGAACTTCGTGGCCGAGGAGATGGTCAACCCGGAGAGAAACCTGCCACGCGCGCTCCTGCTGGGGGTCATCGGAGTGGTGGCGGTGTACCTGCTGGCGAACCTCACCTACCTGCGCACGCTCGGCGCGGCGGGGCTCGCGGCGAGCAGCGCCCCGGCGGCGGACGCGCTCGGCCAGCTCCTGGGCCCCGGCGGGCGCACGTTCATCACGGCGGGCGTGGCCCTCTCCACCTTCGGGTTCCTCAACCTCGTCATCCTCGTCTCGCCGCGCGTCTATCAGGCCATGGCCTCGGACGGGCTGTTCTTCCCCCAGCTCGCCCGGCTGCACCCGCGCTACCGCACGCCCACCACGGCCATCCTCTTCCAGGCCGTCTGGGCCATCCTCCTCACCGGCACGGGGACCTACGGAGAGCTGCTCGACTACGTCGTCTTCGCCGACTGGCTCGTCTTCGGCGCCACGGCCGCCACGCTCTTCGTCTATCGCGCCCGCGAGCGGCAGGGGCTCGTGCCCCGGGTTGCGTACCGGGTGCCCGGCTACCCCGTCACTCCGCTCCTCTTCATCGCGGCGGCGCTGTACGTCGTGCTGGGCTCGGCGGCCTCCAACCCTCTCAACGCGCTCAAGGGCACGCTGCTGCTCGGTGCGGGCGTGCCCGTGTTCCTGTACTGGCGTCGCCGCAAGGGCGAACGGGCCGAGACCCCGGCAGTGAGCGTGAAGGCCGTGGGAGAGCCGTAGCGCACCAGCCGGACCTGGCACGGGGCGCGATGTCGAAGGGGCCCGCCGTCATCCAGGCCCCGCGTGTTTCACGGCCGGGCCTTCAGCTCGAACCAGCGGGCCTCGTTGTAGAACCCGACCCAGAACCCCTTGCCGTCCGACGGGGCGATGACCGCGTAGGGCGGGTCCTTCAGCTCCCACGTTCCTCGCAGCGAGCCATCGAAGCCGTACCGCCGGACCCGCCCGACATCCGACCCGCCCGTCTCCGGCGTCACCCGCTCGGCCAGCAGGAAGCCTTCCCCATCCGCGGTGGGCTCCACGATGGCGGCGCCAATCCAGGACAGGCCCTTGAAGAACACCGCGGCCTCGCCCGTGGCTACGTTCCGGATGTCCAGCAGGTCGTCCGGCCGGCCGTCCTGCGTCGTCCCCTGGTCGATGCAGGCGAGGTGTCGACCGTCGGGGAAGAACGACACGGACTCGATGTCGCGGCCCGGAGCGACGTTCATCGTGGAGCGACCGAGCTCGTCCGGCGGCCACGCCTCCAGGCCGTACCGGGCGAGCACCACCTGCCCGCCTCCCTTGTCATCGACGTCCTGGACGCAGGCGACGAGTAGCTCCGTGCGCGTCTCCACGACGTCACACTTCTCGCGCTCCACTGGGAGTGGCATGGCGACCTGACGGCCCGCCGCCAGATCAATGACCTCCAGCTTGTCGAACACCGGGAAGTCCGGCCACGCGTAGATCCTCCCGGTGGTGACGCCCACGTGGACGCGCACGCCGCCGCGCCTTGCGCTCAGCAGGTAGCTGTCCGGCGGCACCCTGCCCTTCAGCGGGATGCCCTCCTGGCGCTCGAGGTCGAGGACACACGAGGCGGTAACGCTCCGGCCCGCATGGCCGAACAGGTCGAAGCCCCCCATATTGCTCTGCTTCGAGAACACGACCGCCCGCGTGCCACCGGAGAAGAGCTCGAAGACCTGCGAATAGGAGAGGCTCCGCTCCGGGATGCAGCCGAAGCGCGCCAGCGGGATGCGCTGCTCCACTTCCCCCTGCCTTCTCACCAGGTCAGTGCCGTGCAGGTAGACCAGCGTGGTCCGGCCCGCATCCGCCCTCAGCAAGCCATCCGACAGCTTGAGCCTGGGCGCGCAGCCGGCCACCGCGAACAGCAGCAGCAGCGACAGTCCCTCCCTCGCTCCCGCGCGTGCGAGTCGCCGGAACAGGGAGGAACGA contains these protein-coding regions:
- a CDS encoding APC family permease, producing the protein MRPSPPTDEAGARPGESRDGYARRVGLFSGVMLVIGGIIGSGIFLNPAIVAQRVHTPGLTLGVWLLGGGVALIGAFVYGELGQRIPKAGGSYVYLRDAFGPLPAFLNAWGMMLMIATGAIAAVAVTFANYTLALTGLGPDYRFPLAVGAIVLLSGVNYFGVRPGALTQNVFTVLKLVALAVLVGAGLLMTVPVPAVVEAVSAPEAPDSIVLAMGAALVPVLFSYGGWQQTNFVAEEMVNPERNLPRALLLGVIGVVAVYLLANLTYLRTLGAAGLAASSAPAADALGQLLGPGGRTFITAGVALSTFGFLNLVILVSPRVYQAMASDGLFFPQLARLHPRYRTPTTAILFQAVWAILLTGTGTYGELLDYVVFADWLVFGATAATLFVYRARERQGLVPRVAYRVPGYPVTPLLFIAAALYVVLGSAASNPLNALKGTLLLGAGVPVFLYWRRRKGERAETPAVSVKAVGEP